In Prochlorococcus marinus str. MIT 1214, one DNA window encodes the following:
- the trpD gene encoding anthranilate phosphoribosyltransferase: protein MTPLNPISFSVILESLLSANDLTEEQSNFLMNSWLEDKIEPVQTGALLAAFRAKGVSGDELSAMAKILQDASITPSDLPPFDLVDTCGTGGDGANTFNISTAVAFVSAALGVKIAKHGNRSASGKVGSADVLEKLGLPLNVPSEKIVQALKNLGITFLFAPSWHPSLVNLAPLRKSLGVRTIFNLLGPLVNPLRPKSQVLGVAKADLLDSISVALKGMGLKRAVVVHGAGGLDEASLAGPNQFRFLDKGVIRSEIIKPSDLGLTEISNECLKGDDLKKNSLILMSLLKGEGNKYHKEVVALNTALVLWVSGAEDDLYLGVKRSLDCLNTDKSWLLFKQLRDFLAT, encoded by the coding sequence ATTAAATCCTATATCTTTTTCAGTAATCCTTGAATCACTTCTTTCAGCCAATGATTTAACTGAAGAGCAATCTAATTTTTTAATGAATTCATGGCTTGAAGATAAAATTGAACCAGTTCAAACGGGGGCATTATTAGCGGCATTTAGAGCAAAGGGTGTTTCAGGTGATGAGCTTTCTGCAATGGCAAAAATCCTTCAAGATGCCTCGATTACACCATCGGATTTGCCACCTTTTGACTTGGTTGATACATGTGGTACTGGTGGAGATGGAGCTAACACATTCAATATTTCTACAGCAGTTGCTTTTGTCTCAGCTGCATTAGGAGTGAAAATTGCTAAACATGGTAATCGTAGTGCAAGTGGGAAGGTTGGATCAGCTGATGTGTTAGAAAAATTAGGATTACCTTTAAATGTTCCTTCCGAAAAAATTGTTCAAGCTTTAAAGAATTTGGGCATTACATTTCTTTTTGCTCCTTCTTGGCATCCTTCATTGGTAAACCTTGCTCCTTTAAGAAAAAGCTTAGGAGTTAGAACCATTTTTAATTTGCTTGGTCCATTAGTTAACCCACTTAGACCAAAGTCTCAAGTATTGGGAGTAGCAAAAGCTGATTTACTTGATTCAATATCAGTAGCTTTAAAAGGAATGGGGCTTAAAAGAGCTGTAGTGGTTCATGGTGCGGGTGGTCTTGATGAGGCTTCTTTGGCTGGTCCTAATCAATTTCGGTTCTTAGATAAAGGTGTCATTAGATCTGAAATTATTAAACCCAGTGATCTTGGACTTACTGAAATCTCTAATGAATGTTTGAAAGGTGATGATTTGAAAAAAAACTCTCTAATTTTAATGTCTTTACTTAAAGGAGAAGGAAATAAATATCACAAAGAAGTCGTAGCATTAAATACCGCTCTTGTTTTATGGGTATCTGGAGCTGAGGATGATTTGTATTTAGGTGTCAAACGATCATTAGATTGTTTGAATACAGATAAATCATGGCTCCTTTTCAAGCAGTTAAGAGATTTTTTAGCCACCTAA
- the carA gene encoding glutamine-hydrolyzing carbamoyl-phosphate synthase small subunit, which translates to MFFDTDCSAILLLEDGTYFEGLSFGSVGTVSGEVVFNTGMTGYQEVITDPSYYGQLITFTYPEIGNTGFNSEDNESSNPSVKGVIARQISKTSSNWRHEISFEKWLKDENVVGIHGIDTRALVRHIRESGSLNGVISSESNYSIADLFSLLEESPSMSGLNLVDKVTTKSSFKVNSSCPVLFDKRIKNIQRIPYKVVAIDFGIKKSILDRLVAHGCEVTVLPANAEISDVLALSPEGVFLSNGPGDPSTVESGINLAKNLIEYKKIPVFGICLGHQILGLALGGKTFKLSYGHRGLNHPCGLNGKVEITSQNHGFALNSDSLNTDKVKITRFNLNDQTVAAISVIDMPFFGVQYHPEASPGPHDADHHFNHFVTLIEERRRIVD; encoded by the coding sequence ATGTTTTTTGATACTGATTGCTCTGCAATATTGTTATTAGAAGATGGGACCTATTTTGAAGGATTGTCTTTTGGTTCAGTAGGGACTGTTTCTGGAGAAGTCGTATTTAATACTGGTATGACAGGATATCAGGAAGTCATAACTGACCCAAGTTATTACGGACAGTTAATTACTTTTACCTACCCAGAAATTGGAAATACTGGATTCAATTCTGAGGATAATGAATCATCAAATCCTTCAGTTAAAGGAGTAATAGCTCGTCAAATATCTAAAACTTCAAGTAACTGGAGACATGAAATTTCGTTTGAAAAATGGTTAAAGGATGAAAATGTTGTTGGAATTCATGGAATAGATACAAGAGCACTTGTTAGACATATAAGAGAATCTGGGTCTCTGAATGGAGTTATTTCATCAGAGTCAAACTATTCAATTGCTGATTTATTTTCACTTTTAGAAGAATCTCCTTCAATGAGTGGTCTCAATCTTGTTGATAAAGTAACAACTAAAAGCTCTTTTAAAGTTAATTCAAGTTGTCCTGTTTTATTTGATAAGAGAATTAAAAATATTCAAAGAATTCCATACAAAGTTGTCGCTATAGATTTTGGTATAAAGAAATCGATATTAGATCGATTAGTCGCTCATGGTTGTGAAGTAACTGTTTTGCCTGCAAATGCTGAAATATCAGATGTTTTAGCTTTATCCCCTGAAGGTGTTTTCCTTTCCAATGGACCTGGCGATCCATCCACAGTTGAGAGTGGTATTAACCTTGCTAAAAATTTAATTGAATACAAAAAAATACCTGTTTTTGGAATTTGCTTAGGTCATCAGATCCTTGGATTGGCTTTGGGTGGAAAAACATTTAAACTTTCTTACGGGCACAGAGGATTAAATCATCCATGTGGATTGAATGGAAAAGTTGAAATTACCAGTCAAAATCATGGTTTCGCTTTGAATTCAGATTCTCTTAATACCGACAAAGTAAAAATTACACGATTTAATTTAAATGACCAAACAGTTGCAGCTATTTCAGTAATTGATATGCCTTTCTTTGGGGTTCAATATCACCCTGAGGCAAGCCCAGGCCCTCACGATGCTGATCATCATTTTAATCATTTCGTAACCTTAATCGAAGAACGGAGAAGAATCGTGGATTAA
- a CDS encoding STAS domain-containing protein, whose protein sequence is MAELQRLTVSLRGGFNQQNGCLVINFTGQLDAYSEKQFTTYINEVLASNQLSVVIDLSNIDFIDSCGLGAMVQAVKKCTQSKRAFNVVGNPRVVQTIKLVRLEEYLHLAPDLNTAIAKLSA, encoded by the coding sequence ATAGCTGAATTACAACGACTTACTGTTTCTCTTAGAGGTGGTTTTAACCAGCAAAATGGTTGTTTGGTGATAAATTTCACTGGTCAACTAGATGCCTATTCGGAGAAGCAATTCACTACATATATCAATGAAGTTTTAGCTTCTAATCAACTTTCAGTCGTTATTGATTTATCTAATATCGATTTCATTGATTCTTGTGGCCTAGGTGCAATGGTTCAAGCTGTTAAAAAATGCACTCAATCCAAAAGAGCATTTAATGTTGTTGGCAATCCTAGAGTTGTTCAAACAATTAAACTAGTTCGCTTAGAGGAATACCTACACCTTGCACCAGATCTAAATACAGCAATTGCTAAATTGTCAGCTTGA
- a CDS encoding Mini-ribonuclease 3 → MTDWIRSYKSTISPDGLGPLQLAWLGDSVWEMHQRLRYCTSPMRSKDLHNAVVNEVNASSQARAIRKIEPFLTDVEKDFLRKGRNKAGRGPKNVDAATYAIATGFETIVGWLFLKNPNRLADLFDLLDRPIN, encoded by the coding sequence TTGACTGATTGGATTCGCTCTTACAAATCAACCATCTCTCCAGATGGCTTAGGTCCTTTGCAATTAGCTTGGCTTGGTGATTCTGTATGGGAAATGCATCAAAGGTTGAGATATTGCACTAGTCCAATGCGATCAAAGGATTTGCATAATGCTGTTGTTAATGAGGTGAATGCATCCAGTCAAGCTAGAGCAATCCGAAAAATCGAACCTTTTTTAACTGATGTTGAAAAGGATTTCCTCAGAAAAGGTAGAAACAAAGCAGGGAGAGGCCCTAAAAATGTAGATGCAGCCACATATGCAATTGCTACAGGATTTGAGACTATTGTTGGATGGTTGTTTTTGAAAAATCCAAATCGGCTTGCTGATTTATTCGATCTTCTTGATCGACCCATTAACTAG